The proteins below come from a single Paramormyrops kingsleyae isolate MSU_618 chromosome 25, PKINGS_0.4, whole genome shotgun sequence genomic window:
- the ppid gene encoding peptidyl-prolyl cis-trans isomerase D translates to MSNPTPQNKPSKADNPRVFLDVDVGGERVGRIVLELFADVVPKTAENFRALCTGEKGDGPTTGKPLHFKGCPFHRIIKKFMIQGGDFSNQNGTGGESIYGAKFEDENFHYKHDKEGLLSMANAGPNTNGSQFFITNVPTSHLDGKHVVFGQVLKGMGIVKMLEAVETKEDTPVKPCVIADCGEHRQGDDWGVAPSDGSGDLHPDFPEDADIDFKDVNKILSVAEDVKTIGNNFFKSQDWLAANRKYSKALRYLEAGGEAVDDDDEELQKKLEAIALSCILNIAACKLKLQSWQDAVDNCNQALDLKPDNTKALYRRAQACQGLKDYTQALADLKKAHEITPDDKAIGNEILRVKQKVKEEKEREKKTYAKMFA, encoded by the exons ATGTcaaacccaacacctcaaaaTAAGCCTTCTAAGGCTGATAACCCTCGGGTGTTTCTCGACGTTGACGTCGGCGGTGAAAGAG TGGGGCGCATCGTGCTCGAACTGTTCGCCGACGTGGTTCCGAAAACCGCCGAGAATTTCCGAGCTCTGTGCACCGGCGAGAAGGGAGATGGGCCCACGACAGGGAAGCCGCTGCACTTCAAAGGGTGCCCCTTCCACAGGa TTATTAAGAAGTTCATGATCCAGGGAGGAGATTTCTCCAATCAGAACGGTACTGGAGGGGAGAGCATTTACGGGGCTAAGTTTGAAGATGAAAATTTCCACTATAAG CACGACAAGGAGGGTTTGCTGAGCATGGCGAATGCCGGGCCGAACACCAACGGCTCGCAGTTCTTCATCACTAACGTTCCCACCAGCCACCTGGACGGGAAGCACGTGGTGTTCGGACAGGTGCTGAAGGGGATGGGCATCGTCAAGATGCTGGAAGCGGTGGAGACGAAGGAGGACACGCCCGTGAAG CCCTGCGTCATCGCAGACTGCGGTGAACACCGGCAGGGGGACGACTGGGGCGTCGCTCCCAGCGACGGCTCCGGAGACCTCCATCCCGACTTTCCGGAGGATGCCGACATTGATTTCAAAGAC GTTAATAAAATCCTGTCTGTTGCAGAGGATGTTAAGACCATTGGGAATAACTTCTTTAAATCCCAGGATTGGTTAGCAGCTAATAGAAAGTACTCAAAGGCTCTAAG GTACCTGGAGGCTGGAGGCGAGGCAGTGGACGACGACGACGAAGAGCTGCAGAAGAAGCTGGAGGCCATCGCGCTGAGCTGCATCCTGAACATCGCCGCCTGCAAGCTGAAGCTGCAGTCGTGGCAGGACGCCGTCGACAACTGCAATCAG GCACTCGACTTGAAACCTGACAACACTAAAGCACTGTATAGAAGAGCCCAGGCATGCCAAGGACTGAAGGACTACACTCAGGCCTTG GCTGATCTAAAGAAAGCTCATGAAATAACACCTGATGACAAAG CAATTGGAAACGAGATTCTAAGGGTGAAACAGAAAGTCAAGGAAGAAAAGGAAAGGGAGAAAAAGACGTATGCAAAAATGTTTGCTTGA